The segment tcaaagttaAAAGAGATGATAGGCAAAAATCACAAATTGAATGGGTAGATATTAATAGAGTCACTTACTGAAATGACCTCGCAGCATTAATGAAAGGATATATTCATAAAAAGGACAGGCATTGCTTGATTAATTGGAAGTGCTGAAAACTTGGTCGACGAGTTTGTGGTAGCGCTTCTGCTGCTTAGCCATATCTAAATGTATATAATATTTAACGCaaagtaatttttttagtggTATGCTATCGTTTCCAAGCCGGTATTCAGCGAGAGGTTTAAATTGTTCACTGTCATTAGTAATATCCCTCTCCTTTATAACGTCGGCcaattctttcttctcctttGCAGATTTAGCAAGTACGTAAGCACCTTTAATACCCATCATATCGACCCTATCTTTCGGTTTAATTATCGTCACACCGTCATTAACCAAGGAAATCAAAGATAACAATCTTTCATTTCTCCCTTGACTACCAGATATCCTTAACTCCTGGATGCGTATATCAGTACTTTGACTTTGAAAAGTATCAATTATTAATTTAGTCtgaaatgataaaaattcCAATATGGAAATATACTTATATGCAAGGTTCAACACTGATGTATCGGTGGATTCGCCAATGAAAGAACCTTTCATCCGTGGATCTGCAAATGGCGTCCTATTCCCCTCGTAATCACCGTAGAAAAACATGTCTTTCGTAAGGATATGAATTGATACACcattgttcttttcaatgtcaTGAATGGTTTGTTCCAGTACTTGATAGATATCAGTACCACTTTTAAGAATTTCCCTGGCGCATGGATGACTCTCAAATAAATGTTCAATCAATTTACCAGTACACGATTGGCCAGCAGcataaacagaaaaatcatCCCTGTTGTCAAGTATAGTATTAAAGGGTCCCCATACCCCAGGAATTCTAGCATTAGAGACGGAAGTGCCATACATGTAGCAGCTGGAAGTACCGGCTATCATAAACAATGAAGTTTCCAAATGAGGAGAAGAAACAGCAAACCAACTTGCATAACTGTCGATACAACTGCGAACTACAGTTGTGGAAAATTTCTCGTCGGAAACAAGACCAGCAGGTCCGATGCTTACATTAAATGGTACTTTTAAAATGTTCTTGtaaaatgaagatgaccAGCCAGATACCTCTCCATCATTGCCTATACCATTAAGATTTTCTCCTCTCAAGAGTCCTTCAATGTTCCACCGATACAAACGACTCAGTTCATAAGCAATGTATTGATGAAGatcaaaaatatgaaaatgttTGTCTTGATTATGGGAATATTCATCTAAAAAGTACTTCAATTTGGGAATACCCATTTCAGGTATGAACTTCCCTCCCAAATAATCCAAGAGCTGTTGTGAACATTCCATATTCAGCCATTTACATTTGTTTACCGCAGAAGAATCCATCCAAAATATaacgttttcttcattcgGATATGGTCTCAGCCTGTTACTTGTATGatctctttcaaaaatagcCAATGAACATGTTGCAGAAACACCGCACGACTTAACGTCATATTCCGtgatttttaatttctgaAGACACTTCTGAAGTGCATTAATTATTTCGGTTGATTTTTGCCAGAACTTCCATGATTTCTTCGAAGAATCGTGGTAGTATCGGACTGGCTCCTGTGCCATTCCCAATAAAGCATTGTTGTTGTAATTATATACGCCTACTCTAGCACTTGAGGAGCCTACATCAATACCAATGCCAACCTGCGGACTGCAATTCATGATTTTACCTTTCTTGCATATtagttttttattgtaaGTTACctttactgaaaaaaatgactaGATATGCTTTTAAATTTCAACTTTCCAAATTGCTAAGAAGCCGAACAACTCTATAAACTAGCATTGATTTATTGCGAAGCTTAAAATTTGTAAAATATCTatatgtacatatatactttgttaaaaaaaatagcgTATGTCTATGTAGttgatttttgttttttccctttctcTCATCAAGAGAACAATCTCATATTTTGCTGTTTTATGGAACCATCCAGTAAAAAACCAGAACAAACCAAATGCTCAGTGTATACCTCTATGTAACTCTAACGTCTTGGacctcttcctcttcttgtCATTTCAGGTAGCTTAAATGGAACTTTCATCGTGGCAATTTTATAAGAAGCTGCAGTACTTTTTGGAATACCAAAAGCTTCAGCTTGAGCCACTGTGGCACCCTTGACAATAGCACCGAGTACCCTGAACAAACTGACAACTTTAGAAGGTTTCAAGTTCAATTCGTGCGCTAAAGGTGTAATTTCAACAATGAAGTTATCCAAATGCATGATGATTGCCAAGATGTAGCATAAgattttatcttcattttgtGGGTCAATGAAATATGAGCGATCTTTTGATCTTCCGAATTGACCAGGTTTTATCACAGTAAATCTGCTCAAGATACCGTCTACTAAGATTTCAGGAGGACTGTTCAATCTTTCTAGCAGCTTGGTCTTGTTATTCACGCGTCTATTTTCGTATACGCCCAGTAATAGTGATAAGTAGTATAATAGCTGTAGTTTGGTCATTTGTGAAGGCTGTGTCAAAGAGTCCAATTTCTTTGCCACATACTTGGAATTGTTTTGATATGGAAACAATTCcaacttcttttccttatcAGACTCTTTCAGAATTGACGAAACACGAATAAACTgtaattctttctttggtaTTATACTTTCAATTGGGTAAATTTGTTCTACGTCAGTGGCATCAATGTTGGCCAATGGAGTAGGTCTGTCGTTGGAAGTAATTTCATCCAATTGAGCTCTGGTTGGTAGATCTTTGGATGCAGTTCTAACAGAATCCACAATGTCAATAGCAGAGTCGGTCAACTTATCAGAGTCAATACGGTTTCTTTCTAGATCGGCAATGGCCTTTTTGGCCTTTTTAGTACCGAACGCTTCACCCAATGCATTTCTCAAAGCCGATGGACGGGTATCACTTTTACTTTTGATCTTTGGACCTCTTAAATCCTTGCTTGACTTGGATACAACTTTGGATACAAGTACCGGAGCCTTGTACAGTTgaatacttttcttttctggaTTATATAGACCCACGACATACTGGTTCGAAgcttctgaagaagaatcaGTATAACCTTCGTATTCTAGTCTCTCGTTTTCACCATGCAATACGAATTCATCATTACCAgacctcttttttttgtataagTCGAACCTAGTCTCACTGGGAGCACGGAAGCCCTTGAAGAAACTTCCTACGGCAACAGAGGGATGATCTTGGACACTTTCAATTTCGATTTCGGAAACAGACCTTTTCACGGACATTACTAGATAAATTACAAAATGTTTATAACGACTGCAGCGGTGGTGGTGACCTAAAGAGCTCGCCTAAGTCCATCAGCATTCATGTTAAAGTTCTTACtattaaaagaaatgaaaaatttcagctCATcgcaataaaaaaattttcagcGCGGGTGACCGCaaacttttttcatcgCGAAGTCAGTCAAGAGGCATTATCAATTGGAAAGAGCACTATTGCGAGTAGTTGTTGGTGATTAGGTGTCGGATCAAGTTCTTATTCTATGCATGAATATCTTCACCAGAGTCCTGAGAAGATACACTATAATGTCTACGCCCAAGGTTGTGCAGCCCAAATGGAACGTTCCAACGCCACAAGCTAAAGAAACTGTGCTGAAGTTGTACAACAGTTTGACGAGATCCAAGGTCGAATTCATTCCACAATCTGGCAACAGAGGAGTCACTTGGTACTCTTGTGGTCCTACTGTTTACGATGCCTCCCATATGGGACATGCCAGAAACTATGTCTCTATTGATATTAATAGAAGAATTATTCAAGATTATTTTGGTTACGACGTGCAATTTGTGCAAAATGTTACTGACATCGACGATAAGATCATTTTGAGAGCAAGACAAAACTATTTATTTGACAATTTTGTTAGAGAAAACAATGCCAAATTTAACGTCAGCGTTGTTGACAAGGTCAAAACCGCACTTTTCCAATATATCAGCAAAAATTTTACTGTTGAGGGCAACGAAATCAAAACTATCGAAGAATTTAAATCTTGGTTATCGAAGGCCGATACagaaactttgaaattggaaaatCCCAAATTTTCTATGCATGTTACCGCAGTTCAAAACGCTATTGAATCAATCACTAAGGGTGATTCCATGGACCCCGAAGCTGCCTTTGAGAAAGTCAAAGATGTTACGGTTCCGCTATTGGATAAAGAGTTGGGATCTACCATTAGTGATCCAGAGATTTTCCGTCAACTTCCAGCTTACTGGGAgcaaaaattcaatgatGACATGTCATCATTAAACGTGCTACCTCCCACAGTTACAACTCGTGTTTCTGAGTACGTCCCAGAAATTATCAACTTCgtccaaaaaattattgataatgGCTACGCATATGCCACTCCCGATGGTTCCGTGTACTTTGATACTTTAAAATTTGACAAATCACCAAACCATGACTATGCTAAATGCCAGCCATGGAATAAAGGTCAGCTAGATTTGATTAATGATGCTGAAGGGTCCTTAAGTAACTTTGCTGATAACGGAAAAAAGtca is part of the Saccharomyces paradoxus chromosome XIV, complete sequence genome and harbors:
- the RPA49 gene encoding DNA-directed RNA polymerase I subunit RPA49 (RNA polymerase I subunit A49~similar to YNL248C), which codes for MSVKRSVSEIEIESVQDHPSVAVGSFFKGFRAPSETRFDLYKKKRSGNDEFVLHGENERLEYEGYTDSSSEASNQYVVGLYNPEKKSIQLYKAPVLVSKVVSKSSKDLRGPKIKSKSDTRPSALRNALGEAFGTKKAKKAIADLERNRIDSDKLTDSAIDIVDSVRTASKDLPTRAQLDEITSNDRPTPLANIDATDVEQIYPIESIIPKKELQFIRVSSILKESDKEKKLELFPYQNNSKYVAKKLDSLTQPSQMTKLQLLYYLSLLLGVYENRRVNNKTKLLERLNSPPEILVDGILSRFTVIKPGQFGRSKDRSYFIDPQNEDKILCYILAIIMHLDNFIVEITPLAHELNLKPSKVVSLFRVLGAIVKGATVAQAEAFGIPKSTAASYKIATMKVPFKLPEMTRRGRGPRR
- the MPA43 gene encoding Mpa43p (similar to YNL249C), encoding MNCSPQVGIGIDVGSSSARVGVYNYNNNALLGMAQEPVRYYHDSSKKSWKFWQKSTEIINALQKCLQKLKITEYDVKSCGVSATCSLAIFERDHTSNRLRPYPNEENVIFWMDSSAVNKCKWLNMECSQQLLDYLGGKFIPEMGIPKLKYFLDEYSHNQDKHFHIFDLHQYIAYELSRLYRWNIEGLLRGENLNGIGNDGEVSGWSSSFYKNILKVPFNVSIGPAGLVSDEKFSTTVVRSCIDSYASWFAVSSPHLETSLFMIAGTSSCYMYGTSVSNARIPGVWGPFNTILDNRDDFSVYAAGQSCTGKLIEHLFESHPCAREILKSGTDIYQVLEQTIHDIEKNNGVSIHILTKDMFFYGDYEGNRTPFADPRMKGSFIGESTDTSVLNLAYKYISILEFLSFQTKLIIDTFQSQSTDIRIQELRISGSQGRNERLLSLISLVNDGVTIIKPKDRVDMMGIKGAYVLAKSAKEKKELADVIKERDITNDSEQFKPLAEYRLGNDSIPLKKLLCVKYYIHLDMAKQQKRYHKLVDQVFSTSN